Proteins found in one Planctomycetes bacterium MalM25 genomic segment:
- the ccp_1 gene encoding Cytochrome c551 peroxidase precursor → MSKILAFLLIGVLTGAGVYYVKHARTNGADPVRRGPALYDDRFVTVSTGDSESVVEEVRLGEGDLLRGIPGAGPLTLVEARAWLNDPANHRRLDPLLPIGLDEGAADLRGLEENPLTRAKIELGRQLYFDKRLSRDGEVSCASCHDPQHGFAFPTRFGVGVEGQEGSRNSPTAANRLLSDGQFWDGRAASLEEQAIGPLANPAEMAITHDQAVELCRQIAGYREQFESVFNDGVTIQNLGRALASFERVVVSGPSPWDHYRRLRRFESAYEGELDLLEPDLAAEHEDLQAAVAAAPFSESAARGAELFFGERTGCTQCHAGANFSDERYHNLGVGLELLDGLDEGEAIPESLDAKLDWGRYAKTGQEEDRGAFKTPGLRNVAQTAPYMHDGSQETLAEVVAWYVQGGHDNPYLSPLIAPLDLTEAEQADLVAFLEALTGEWPDIETGRLPADEPER, encoded by the coding sequence ATGTCGAAGATCTTGGCTTTTCTGCTGATCGGCGTGCTCACCGGTGCGGGTGTGTATTACGTTAAACACGCCCGCACCAATGGGGCCGATCCCGTGCGTCGCGGCCCGGCGTTGTACGACGATCGCTTCGTCACGGTAAGCACTGGTGACTCGGAGAGCGTTGTCGAGGAGGTCCGCCTCGGAGAAGGGGACCTGCTCCGGGGCATCCCCGGCGCGGGACCGCTCACGCTGGTCGAGGCGCGCGCTTGGCTCAACGATCCAGCCAACCATCGCCGGCTCGACCCGTTGCTGCCGATCGGTCTCGACGAGGGCGCCGCCGATTTGCGGGGCCTCGAAGAGAACCCGCTGACTCGGGCGAAGATCGAACTGGGCCGCCAGCTCTACTTCGACAAGCGGCTGTCGCGTGACGGTGAGGTGAGCTGCGCCTCGTGCCACGACCCGCAGCACGGCTTCGCCTTCCCGACTCGGTTCGGCGTTGGCGTCGAGGGTCAGGAGGGATCACGCAACTCGCCAACCGCCGCCAACCGGCTGCTCTCGGACGGGCAGTTCTGGGACGGCCGCGCCGCCTCGCTCGAGGAGCAGGCGATCGGCCCGCTCGCCAACCCGGCCGAGATGGCCATCACGCACGACCAAGCGGTCGAGCTCTGCCGTCAGATCGCCGGGTACCGTGAGCAGTTCGAGAGCGTTTTCAACGACGGGGTGACGATTCAGAACCTCGGCCGGGCGCTCGCGTCGTTCGAGCGCGTTGTGGTCAGCGGTCCGAGCCCGTGGGATCACTACCGGCGTTTGAGGAGGTTCGAGTCGGCGTACGAAGGCGAGCTCGATCTGCTGGAGCCCGATCTGGCTGCGGAGCACGAGGACCTGCAGGCTGCCGTGGCCGCTGCCCCCTTTTCCGAATCGGCCGCCCGGGGGGCCGAACTCTTCTTTGGCGAGCGAACCGGTTGCACCCAGTGCCATGCCGGCGCGAACTTCAGCGATGAGCGTTACCACAACCTGGGCGTCGGTCTTGAACTCCTCGATGGGTTGGACGAGGGCGAGGCGATTCCCGAATCGCTAGACGCCAAGCTTGATTGGGGCCGCTACGCCAAGACCGGCCAGGAGGAGGACCGTGGCGCCTTCAAGACGCCCGGCTTGCGGAACGTCGCCCAGACAGCGCCCTACATGCACGACGGCTCGCAGGAGACCCTTGCCGAGGTTGTCGCCTGGTACGTGCAGGGGGGGCACGATAACCCGTACCTCAGCCCGCTCATCGCGCCGCTCGACTTGACCGAGGCGGAGCAGGCCGACTTGGTCGCCTTCCTCGAAGCGCTGACCGGCGAGTGGCCCGACATCGAGACGGGGCGACTCCCCGCCGACGAGCCAGAGCGCTAA
- the trpG gene encoding Anthranilate synthase component 2, translating into MLLVIDNYDSFTFNLVQRFGEIDPEIDVRVVRNDEMTIDELAALEPERVVVSPGPCTPSEAGVSIDAIRRFGGKVPVLGVCLGHQSIGQALGATIVRAGRLMHGKTDQIRHEGGALLEGLENPFQATRYHSLVIQPDTLPPELRVTAWCEDPTSDGSAERVIMGVEHRDWPLYGVQFHPESFLTYQGTDLLGRFLRA; encoded by the coding sequence ATGCTGCTGGTCATCGATAACTACGACTCGTTCACGTTCAACCTGGTGCAGCGCTTCGGGGAGATCGACCCGGAGATCGACGTCCGCGTGGTCCGCAACGACGAGATGACGATCGATGAGTTAGCGGCCCTCGAGCCGGAGCGCGTGGTCGTTTCGCCCGGACCCTGCACGCCCAGCGAGGCGGGGGTGTCGATCGACGCGATCCGGCGATTCGGCGGAAAAGTGCCTGTTTTGGGCGTCTGTTTGGGCCATCAGTCGATCGGCCAGGCCCTGGGGGCGACCATCGTCCGCGCCGGGCGGCTGATGCACGGCAAGACCGATCAGATCCGCCACGAGGGGGGCGCCCTGCTGGAGGGGCTGGAGAACCCGTTCCAAGCGACCCGGTACCACAGCCTCGTGATCCAGCCCGACACACTCCCGCCAGAGCTGCGGGTAACCGCGTGGTGTGAGGATCCCACCTCCGATGGTTCCGCCGAGCGGGTCATCATGGGAGTCGAACATCGGGATTGGCCCCTTTACGGGGTGCAGTTCCACCCCGAGAGCTTCCTGACCTACCAGGGGACCGACCTGCTGGGCCGATTCCTACGGGCCTGA
- the pheS gene encoding Phenylalanine--tRNA ligase alpha subunit — protein MIGFGEASYRHEQPSRFVALSKFVADLETLQADATQAFDAAADNDALEAARVEFLGAKAGRLKAIQKGMGKVDKADKPAAGQKLNAVKQAVEAALEAAQAGLAGGAAEAEQTAFDASLPGQAVRRGRLHPITQTIERMKEIMGRLGFSAVEGPEIEDDWHNFVALNIPETHPARDPLDNFYLSAAAAGQESKPALGPDGKPLLLRSQTSTVQIRTMEAALAATPEGAAPPPIRIVSLGRVYRPDTADATHYPMFHQIEGLCVAPGVTMADLKGVLQMFWQSYFGLESDEPIDVRFRPSFFPFTEPSVECDIWHDGKWMEIGGAGMVDPNVLRAVGYAPEQVTGFAFGLGIERICMRQHGITDIRDLYTNDVRFLAQF, from the coding sequence GTGATCGGCTTCGGAGAAGCCTCCTACAGGCATGAACAGCCCAGCAGATTTGTGGCCCTCTCGAAATTCGTAGCTGACCTCGAAACCCTCCAAGCCGACGCCACCCAGGCGTTCGACGCGGCGGCGGACAACGATGCGCTCGAGGCGGCCCGCGTCGAGTTCCTCGGCGCCAAGGCAGGGCGTCTCAAAGCCATCCAGAAGGGGATGGGCAAGGTCGACAAGGCGGACAAGCCCGCCGCCGGCCAGAAGCTCAACGCCGTGAAGCAGGCGGTCGAGGCGGCCCTCGAAGCGGCCCAAGCCGGCCTCGCCGGCGGCGCCGCCGAAGCGGAGCAGACCGCCTTCGACGCGAGCCTCCCCGGCCAGGCGGTACGGCGGGGCCGACTCCACCCGATCACGCAGACGATCGAGCGGATGAAGGAGATCATGGGTCGGCTCGGCTTCTCGGCCGTCGAGGGTCCCGAGATCGAAGACGACTGGCACAACTTCGTCGCGCTCAACATCCCGGAGACCCACCCCGCCCGCGACCCGCTCGACAACTTTTACTTGTCAGCTGCCGCTGCCGGGCAGGAATCGAAGCCCGCTTTGGGGCCGGACGGGAAGCCTTTGCTGCTGCGGAGCCAGACCTCCACGGTGCAGATCCGCACGATGGAGGCCGCCCTCGCCGCCACGCCCGAAGGCGCCGCGCCGCCGCCGATCCGCATCGTGTCGCTGGGGCGCGTCTACCGGCCCGACACGGCCGACGCGACGCACTACCCGATGTTCCATCAGATCGAGGGACTCTGCGTCGCGCCGGGCGTGACGATGGCCGACCTGAAGGGCGTGCTGCAGATGTTCTGGCAGTCGTACTTCGGTTTAGAGTCCGACGAGCCGATCGACGTCCGCTTCCGTCCCAGCTTCTTCCCGTTCACCGAGCCGAGCGTCGAGTGCGACATCTGGCACGACGGCAAGTGGATGGAGATCGGCGGCGCCGGCATGGTCGACCCGAACGTCCTCCGCGCGGTCGGCTACGCCCCCGAACAAGTGACCGGCTTCGCCTTCGGCCTGGGCATCGAACGGATCTGCATGCGACAACACGGCATCACCGACATCCGCGACCTGTACACGAACGACGTGCGGTTCTTGGCGCAGTTCTGA
- a CDS encoding Long-chain-fatty-acid--CoA ligase FadD15 — MSDPGPTISELFRSAISKEPGKQALGTVETDTIRWSTWSKIATDPPGFPWWSISFSPTEPIIVKTAGTSGVQRGVMLTEQNLASNAIALSEASGGDGDELRLSFLPMEHLYARTCDLYTWIVRGSRLVLAESPKTVFRDAKLVKPTVINGVPYFFQKAIDLAEKEGVSLKSLLGGEIKRCYCGGAPLAPSVEQRFFDEGVPLYNGYGLTEASPVVSVNTPDHHKLGTVGKPLPGVEVRIAEDGEVLVRGPNVMLGYWDDHEAIAETLRDGWLHTGDLGELDDEGFLTITGRKKELIVLATGKNVAPSRVEALLCASPWIEQACVVGEGRKGLRALIVPNPERLRAEIKRRRLWVWSKRGALRHTAVRALYREEIDARLADAAKEEQVHDFTLIGRGFEQGRGEMTAKLSLRRRAIEASFERELHWMDSRL, encoded by the coding sequence ATGAGCGACCCCGGCCCGACCATCTCCGAGCTGTTCCGGTCAGCCATCAGCAAGGAACCAGGAAAGCAAGCTCTAGGGACCGTTGAAACGGACACGATCCGCTGGAGCACCTGGTCCAAGATTGCTACTGACCCACCTGGTTTCCCTTGGTGGTCGATCTCGTTCAGCCCGACCGAACCGATCATCGTCAAGACCGCCGGCACTTCCGGCGTCCAGCGCGGCGTCATGCTCACCGAGCAGAACCTCGCCTCCAACGCGATCGCTCTCAGCGAGGCCTCCGGTGGCGACGGCGACGAGCTGCGGCTCTCGTTCTTGCCGATGGAGCACCTCTACGCCCGGACGTGCGACCTCTACACGTGGATCGTGCGCGGATCGCGATTGGTGTTGGCCGAGAGCCCGAAGACCGTATTCCGCGACGCGAAGCTGGTGAAGCCGACGGTCATCAACGGGGTGCCCTACTTTTTCCAGAAGGCAATCGACCTCGCGGAGAAAGAAGGCGTGTCTCTCAAGTCGCTGCTCGGCGGCGAAATCAAACGCTGTTACTGCGGCGGGGCGCCCCTCGCGCCGAGCGTTGAACAGCGGTTCTTCGACGAGGGCGTGCCGCTCTACAACGGCTACGGACTGACCGAGGCGTCGCCCGTCGTCAGCGTCAACACGCCCGACCATCACAAGCTGGGCACGGTCGGCAAGCCGTTGCCCGGCGTTGAGGTTCGTATCGCCGAGGATGGGGAGGTGCTCGTCCGTGGTCCGAACGTCATGCTCGGCTACTGGGACGACCACGAGGCGATCGCCGAAACGCTTCGCGACGGCTGGCTGCACACGGGCGATCTCGGTGAGCTGGACGACGAGGGATTCCTCACCATCACGGGCCGCAAGAAAGAGCTAATCGTCCTCGCGACCGGCAAGAACGTCGCGCCGTCACGCGTCGAGGCCCTGCTTTGCGCCTCGCCCTGGATCGAGCAGGCGTGCGTCGTCGGCGAAGGGCGTAAGGGACTCCGGGCGTTGATCGTGCCGAACCCCGAGCGTTTGCGGGCCGAGATCAAACGCCGACGTCTGTGGGTCTGGTCGAAGCGCGGCGCACTGCGACACACCGCCGTCCGGGCGCTGTACCGCGAAGAGATCGACGCCCGCCTCGCCGACGCCGCCAAGGAGGAGCAGGTCCACGACTTCACGCTGATCGGTCGCGGCTTCGAGCAGGGCCGCGGCGAGATGACAGCGAAGCTGAGCCTGCGGCGGAGAGCGATCGAAGCGAGTTTCGAGCGGGAACTCCACTGGATGGATTCTCGCCTGTAG
- the acuC gene encoding Acetoin utilization protein AcuC: MLYAYYSDHVALPLPEKHAFPRNKYRLTRERIASFAGELAIDLRPAPAVTDEELLCVHTSEYVRRVRAGELSEKELREIGFPWSEGFVERSLHSTGATLAAGRAVYAARDRGARAWGVHLAGGTHHAFADRGQGFCVFNDVAVAVRNLRAEGHFERALVLDLDVHQGNGTAALFADDPATFTVSMHGAKNYPRLKETSDLDTPLPDKCGDAEYLVRLDETLTETWRRFDPEVVFYLAGADPYEHDRYGRMKLTMAGLRERDERVAAACKDRNLPVVAAMGGGYARDVKAIAAIYATTVEVLARHAQGV, from the coding sequence ATGCTCTACGCCTACTACAGCGACCACGTCGCGTTGCCCCTGCCGGAGAAGCACGCCTTCCCGCGCAACAAGTACCGGTTGACCCGTGAACGGATCGCCTCGTTCGCAGGCGAGCTGGCGATCGACCTCCGCCCCGCGCCCGCGGTAACCGATGAGGAGCTCTTGTGTGTCCACACTTCGGAGTATGTGCGTCGCGTTCGCGCCGGCGAGCTGAGCGAGAAAGAGCTGCGTGAGATCGGCTTCCCGTGGTCGGAAGGCTTCGTCGAGCGTTCGCTCCATTCAACCGGGGCCACCCTCGCCGCGGGACGGGCGGTGTACGCCGCCCGCGACCGAGGCGCCCGGGCGTGGGGCGTTCACCTGGCGGGCGGCACCCACCACGCCTTTGCCGATCGGGGACAAGGCTTCTGTGTGTTCAACGACGTGGCCGTCGCGGTTCGCAACCTCCGAGCGGAGGGCCACTTCGAGCGGGCGCTCGTTCTTGACCTCGATGTCCACCAGGGCAACGGCACCGCGGCCCTCTTCGCCGACGACCCCGCAACGTTCACGGTCTCGATGCATGGGGCGAAGAACTACCCACGCCTCAAAGAGACCAGCGATCTCGACACGCCCCTGCCCGACAAATGCGGCGACGCGGAGTACCTCGTCCGGCTGGACGAGACACTCACGGAGACCTGGCGGCGGTTCGACCCTGAGGTCGTCTTCTACCTCGCCGGCGCCGATCCGTACGAGCACGACCGGTACGGCCGGATGAAGCTCACCATGGCGGGCCTGCGAGAGCGCGACGAACGCGTCGCCGCAGCCTGCAAAGATCGCAACCTGCCGGTCGTCGCCGCCATGGGGGGTGGCTACGCCCGCGACGTGAAGGCAATCGCGGCGATCTACGCGACGACCGTCGAGGTGCTGGCGCGACACGCGCAGGGCGTTTAG
- the pheT gene encoding Phenylalanine--tRNA ligase beta subunit yields the protein MIVSTDWLAEYVDLSMPIEELTEKLTLTGLNLEGVETVGDDTAIDLEVTSNRPDCLGHLGVAREIAVIWGQELKAPQPLKGEPQASAPGAPITESTSVAIETDDLCPRYTARLIKGVKIGPSPEWLVNRLATLGVASVNNVVDITNYVMMENGQPLHAFDFTKLKGGKIVVRQAVKGEPFVAINHKEYELTGDEVVIADAERPVALGGVMGGADTEVSEATVEVLIEAADFAPLAVRKAARKHVLFSPSSYRFERGVDPEGIDWASRRCCELILELAGGELCDGVLDLKTAAWTEPADRRFDDDRDHIKLRYNQIPRVLGIEIAKEEVAKILADLGCVETHNCDHCIKVVPPTWRADLTRECDLIEEVARIHGYDKVPMESSLPIVASAKRREDFVTEQVRTLLVGAGFDEAYTLSAVDPDLAERFTPWSNAPGVSGALATGTAVLRRANVLRQSVTPSLLTCRRTNETLSNPIVELFEIAKVYLPREGALPAEKRVLALCSGGGFLELKGVVEELAGAVAPGAELEVTEAKGDLLDSARSAGVLLGGAPFCLLGELSEAGRGAFDLRGGASIAELDLDLLTSAAELVRQTKPLSTYPPVSRDLNVVVDESVAWSAIYSAAADAGGASDAATLVEAITFTDDSFRDAKQLGEGKKSVVFRVQLRSHEGTLTSEQADGVVEVIVGALKSQLGGELRS from the coding sequence ATGATCGTCTCAACCGACTGGCTCGCCGAATACGTCGACCTCTCGATGCCCATCGAGGAGCTGACCGAGAAGCTCACCCTCACGGGGCTTAACCTCGAAGGCGTCGAGACCGTAGGCGACGACACGGCCATCGACCTCGAAGTCACAAGCAACCGGCCCGATTGCCTCGGCCACCTCGGGGTCGCGCGCGAGATCGCGGTGATCTGGGGCCAGGAACTTAAGGCACCCCAGCCGCTCAAAGGAGAGCCGCAAGCGTCAGCGCCCGGAGCACCGATTACCGAAAGCACGTCGGTCGCGATCGAGACCGACGACCTCTGCCCTCGCTACACAGCCCGACTGATCAAGGGCGTGAAGATCGGGCCGAGCCCGGAGTGGCTCGTGAATCGGCTCGCGACGCTTGGCGTCGCGTCGGTCAACAACGTCGTCGACATCACGAACTACGTGATGATGGAGAACGGCCAGCCGCTCCACGCGTTCGACTTCACGAAGCTCAAGGGCGGGAAGATCGTCGTCCGGCAGGCAGTAAAGGGCGAGCCGTTCGTCGCGATCAACCATAAAGAGTACGAGCTCACCGGCGACGAGGTCGTCATCGCCGACGCCGAGCGCCCCGTCGCCCTGGGTGGCGTCATGGGCGGAGCGGACACCGAGGTCTCCGAAGCGACGGTCGAGGTCCTCATCGAAGCGGCCGACTTCGCGCCGCTCGCCGTGCGGAAGGCGGCCCGCAAGCACGTGCTGTTCAGCCCGAGCAGTTATCGCTTCGAGCGCGGCGTCGACCCCGAGGGGATCGACTGGGCGAGCCGGCGTTGCTGCGAGCTGATCCTCGAACTGGCGGGCGGCGAACTGTGCGACGGCGTCCTCGACTTGAAGACCGCCGCGTGGACCGAGCCGGCCGACCGCCGATTCGACGACGACCGCGACCACATCAAGCTCCGCTACAACCAGATCCCCCGCGTCCTCGGGATCGAGATCGCCAAGGAAGAGGTCGCCAAGATCCTCGCCGACCTGGGCTGCGTCGAGACGCACAACTGCGACCACTGCATCAAGGTCGTGCCGCCCACCTGGCGGGCCGACCTGACGCGGGAGTGCGACCTGATCGAAGAGGTCGCCCGCATCCACGGCTACGATAAAGTGCCGATGGAGTCGTCGCTGCCGATCGTCGCGTCCGCCAAACGGCGGGAGGACTTCGTCACCGAGCAGGTCCGCACGCTGCTGGTCGGCGCCGGCTTCGACGAGGCGTATACGCTCAGCGCTGTCGATCCCGACCTCGCCGAGCGGTTCACCCCCTGGTCGAACGCTCCCGGCGTGAGCGGCGCCCTCGCCACGGGGACGGCCGTCCTGCGGCGGGCGAACGTCCTCCGGCAGAGCGTCACGCCGAGCCTGCTCACCTGCCGCCGCACGAACGAGACGCTTAGCAACCCGATCGTCGAGCTGTTCGAGATCGCCAAGGTCTACCTGCCCCGCGAGGGCGCGTTGCCGGCGGAGAAGCGGGTGCTGGCCCTGTGCAGCGGCGGCGGCTTCCTTGAGCTGAAGGGCGTCGTCGAAGAGCTCGCGGGGGCGGTCGCGCCCGGCGCCGAGCTGGAGGTCACCGAAGCGAAGGGCGACCTGCTCGACTCGGCCCGCAGCGCAGGCGTGCTGCTCGGCGGGGCGCCGTTCTGCCTGCTGGGCGAACTGAGCGAAGCGGGCCGAGGGGCGTTCGACCTGCGCGGCGGGGCGTCGATCGCCGAGCTCGACCTCGACCTGCTCACCAGCGCCGCAGAACTCGTCCGCCAAACCAAGCCCCTCTCGACCTATCCGCCCGTGTCGCGCGACCTGAACGTCGTGGTCGATGAATCGGTCGCCTGGTCCGCAATCTACTCGGCCGCCGCGGACGCGGGTGGCGCCAGTGATGCTGCAACCTTAGTCGAAGCGATCACGTTCACGGACGACAGCTTCCGGGATGCGAAGCAACTCGGCGAGGGCAAGAAGAGCGTCGTCTTCCGCGTGCAGCTCCGCTCCCACGAGGGGACGCTCACGAGCGAGCAAGCCGACGGCGTCGTCGAGGTGATCGTTGGGGCGTTGAAGAGCCAGCTGGGTGGTGAGCTTCGTTCTTGA
- the tpx gene encoding putative thiol peroxidase encodes MSRSGAITFKGNPMTLAGEAVAAGQAAPDFTCHFFEGGMQALSLADLKGKPTILSVVPSLDTGVCAIQTKTFNEKLSALGDKINAVTISLDLPFAMNRFCGAESITNLQVASDYQDRSFGQAFGTLIEELKILCRAVFVLDAEGKVIHAEYVGEVTEEPNYDAALAALESAAG; translated from the coding sequence ATGTCCCGCTCCGGAGCGATCACGTTCAAAGGCAACCCGATGACCCTCGCCGGCGAGGCGGTCGCGGCCGGCCAGGCCGCGCCCGACTTCACCTGCCACTTCTTCGAAGGGGGCATGCAAGCCCTCTCGTTGGCGGATTTGAAGGGCAAGCCGACGATCCTGAGCGTCGTCCCCTCGCTCGACACCGGCGTCTGCGCCATCCAGACCAAGACCTTCAACGAGAAGCTCTCGGCCCTTGGGGATAAGATCAACGCGGTGACGATCAGCCTCGACCTGCCCTTCGCGATGAACCGTTTCTGCGGCGCCGAGTCGATCACGAACCTGCAGGTCGCCAGCGATTACCAGGACCGCTCGTTCGGTCAGGCGTTCGGCACGCTGATCGAGGAGTTGAAGATCCTCTGCCGCGCCGTCTTCGTGCTCGACGCCGAGGGCAAGGTCATCCACGCGGAGTACGTGGGCGAAGTCACCGAGGAGCCCAACTACGACGCCGCCTTGGCCGCCCTGGAAAGCGCCGCCGGCTGA